One genomic window of Kosmotoga olearia TBF 19.5.1 includes the following:
- a CDS encoding DUF6506 family protein produces MPFKSLFLSGAPDANPEKDKALVKTELAELEVVLVKHSEFSKILDICKDFADRGGNAIILCPGFTHEQVAKISETVGESVSVNVARGDGKSAVAARRAMERAGWFNQKGSGQNQ; encoded by the coding sequence ATGCCTTTTAAAAGCCTGTTTCTTTCAGGTGCTCCAGATGCAAATCCAGAGAAAGATAAGGCTTTAGTTAAAACGGAACTTGCGGAACTTGAGGTCGTACTCGTAAAACACAGCGAATTTTCGAAGATTCTGGATATATGCAAAGACTTTGCAGACAGAGGAGGAAACGCAATAATCCTTTGTCCGGGTTTTACTCATGAGCAGGTCGCAAAAATTTCTGAAACCGTTGGGGAAAGTGTTTCGGTAAATGTAGCCAGGGGGGACGGGAAAAGCGCGGTAGCTGCCAGGAGGGCTATGGAAAGAGCAGGCTGGTTTAATCAGAAAGGAAGTGGTCAGAATCAATGA
- a CDS encoding metallophosphoesterase family protein codes for MKLAFISDIHGNLEALEAVLEDIKRREVDRIYCLGDLVGYGPDPEKVVQKIKVLGISTVMGNYDDAIAHEKKSCGCAYNPGRETEVGNITLNWSIANTSQESKEFLKSLPHKLNFEAEEVRFLLVHGSPLDNLLEYIKPDTPVERLKEITEGISADVIVNGHTHLPMVRWINGKLIFNAGSVGRPKDGDPRACYLIVNVNKGSLKHEFVRISYPVKITVEKLAKYKLPMELATVLALGTTFNMGKSDKTEKRSKIDTDITLDPGIRE; via the coding sequence ATGAAGCTTGCATTCATTTCTGATATACACGGAAATCTTGAAGCACTGGAAGCGGTGCTCGAAGACATCAAAAGGCGGGAAGTAGATCGGATATATTGCCTGGGAGACCTTGTGGGATATGGACCTGATCCGGAGAAGGTTGTTCAAAAGATCAAGGTTCTGGGTATCTCCACAGTGATGGGGAACTATGATGACGCTATTGCACACGAAAAGAAAAGCTGCGGTTGTGCCTACAACCCTGGTCGCGAAACGGAAGTAGGCAACATCACCTTAAACTGGTCCATCGCCAACACTTCCCAGGAATCGAAGGAGTTTCTTAAATCGTTACCGCATAAGCTGAATTTTGAGGCTGAAGAGGTCCGATTCCTCCTGGTGCACGGAAGTCCTCTGGATAATCTATTGGAGTACATAAAACCAGATACTCCTGTGGAACGACTCAAGGAGATAACGGAGGGAATATCAGCCGATGTAATAGTCAACGGACATACCCACTTGCCCATGGTACGCTGGATAAACGGCAAGCTTATTTTCAACGCTGGCAGTGTCGGTCGCCCGAAAGATGGAGACCCCAGGGCCTGCTATTTGATTGTTAATGTGAACAAGGGTTCTTTGAAACACGAATTTGTAAGGATCAGCTATCCGGTAAAAATAACGGTAGAAAAACTGGCGAAGTATAAACTTCCTATGGAACTTGCCACAGTCCTAGCCCTGGGAACAACCTTCAATATGGGGAAAAGCGACAAGACAGAAAAACGATCAAAAATAGACACAGACATTACCTTAGACCCAGGGATAAGAGAATAA
- a CDS encoding plasmid pRiA4b ORF-3 family protein — MKKKFNRVYQFKITLKGIKPPIWRRIQVPETYTFWDLHVAIQDAMGWLDYHLHEFEIINPSTGLKVNIGIPDEDFGRDVLPGWKQKIADYFSMENPKANYTYDFGDNWEHKIELEKILPREKGVTYPVCIKGKRACPPEDCGGVWGYEELLEAIKDPAHERHEELLEWLGEDFDPEHFDVNEVSFDDPNKRLKNIF; from the coding sequence ATGAAAAAGAAGTTCAATCGTGTGTACCAATTTAAGATTACGCTAAAGGGTATTAAGCCACCAATATGGCGACGAATACAGGTTCCAGAGACCTATACATTTTGGGATTTGCATGTTGCCATTCAAGACGCCATGGGATGGTTAGATTATCATCTACATGAATTCGAAATAATAAACCCTTCAACTGGGCTAAAGGTGAATATAGGGATTCCAGATGAGGATTTTGGTCGTGATGTTCTTCCGGGTTGGAAACAAAAAATAGCTGATTATTTTTCAATGGAAAATCCAAAAGCAAATTACACCTATGATTTTGGCGATAATTGGGAACATAAGATAGAGCTGGAAAAGATTCTTCCTCGGGAAAAAGGGGTTACTTATCCAGTATGTATCAAAGGGAAAAGAGCATGTCCACCTGAAGATTGTGGAGGTGTCTGGGGATACGAAGAACTGCTGGAAGCTATAAAAGACCCCGCTCATGAGAGGCACGAAGAATTGTTGGAGTGGCTTGGTGAGGACTTTGACCCGGAGCATTTTGATGTAAATGAGGTCAGTTTTGACGATCCCAACAAACGTCTAAAAAACATTTTTTGA
- a CDS encoding cyclase family protein, producing the protein MPKFIDLTRIIEDGMAVYPGDDETILRQSRQLDKDGYNNHRLEISMHSGTHIDGPMHMTNCEKLILDFPLETLIGEGVVLDVRDQEVIELKEEYKSAIKEGSILLLYTGRDKIFGTKEYFLNNPVVSKEFAEFLVERRIKILGLDSSSPDRYPFEIHKILFAGGVLIAENLTNLDKLLCVDTFEVIALPLRIKADSSIARVIARVMG; encoded by the coding sequence ATGCCTAAATTCATAGATTTGACGAGAATTATAGAAGATGGAATGGCCGTATATCCCGGTGATGACGAGACGATTCTGCGGCAGTCAAGACAGCTCGACAAAGACGGTTACAACAATCACAGGCTTGAAATAAGTATGCACAGTGGTACACATATCGATGGCCCCATGCACATGACAAATTGCGAAAAACTCATTCTGGATTTCCCGTTAGAAACCTTGATCGGTGAAGGTGTTGTACTGGATGTCAGAGATCAAGAGGTAATAGAACTTAAAGAAGAATACAAGTCAGCTATAAAGGAAGGAAGCATCCTTCTTCTCTATACGGGACGCGACAAAATATTCGGCACAAAAGAATATTTCTTAAATAACCCTGTTGTTTCAAAGGAATTCGCAGAATTTCTCGTGGAAAGAAGGATCAAAATATTGGGGCTTGACTCATCCTCTCCAGACAGGTATCCTTTCGAAATTCACAAAATACTGTTTGCGGGTGGCGTACTCATTGCTGAAAACCTCACGAATCTCGACAAACTGCTTTGCGTAGATACTTTTGAAGTGATAGCCCTTCCACTCAGAATAAAGGCCGATTCCTCTATCGCCAGAGTGATTGCCCGTGTGATGGGGTAG
- a CDS encoding flavin reductase family protein has protein sequence MDYEALFKVTYGMYVITSKTNEKKNGQIANVVFQVVAEPPTIAICINKQNLTHDFIQESRVFGVSVLSQDTPLKLIGHFGFRSGRELDKFKEINHKIGVTGVPLLEDYCIANLEAKVVNVVDVGTHVLYIGEIVNAEVVDEKEPMTYAYYHEIKGGRSPKTAPTYADGGSQR, from the coding sequence ATGGATTATGAGGCTTTGTTTAAGGTCACTTATGGCATGTACGTGATTACTTCGAAGACGAATGAGAAGAAAAACGGGCAGATTGCTAATGTTGTGTTCCAGGTTGTAGCTGAACCGCCAACAATAGCGATCTGCATAAATAAACAGAACTTAACCCATGACTTCATCCAAGAAAGCAGAGTATTTGGAGTGTCAGTTCTATCCCAGGATACCCCATTAAAACTAATAGGACACTTTGGATTTAGGTCCGGAAGAGAGTTAGACAAGTTCAAAGAAATAAATCACAAAATAGGGGTAACCGGTGTCCCGTTGTTGGAAGACTACTGCATAGCGAACTTAGAAGCGAAAGTGGTAAACGTAGTTGATGTTGGAACCCATGTGCTTTATATTGGAGAAATCGTTAATGCGGAAGTTGTCGATGAAAAAGAACCCATGACATATGCCTATTATCATGAAATTAAGGGAGGAAGATCCCCGAAGACTGCTCCGACATATGCAGACGGAGGCTCACAACGTTGA
- a CDS encoding argininosuccinate synthase encodes MKKEKVILAYSGGLDTSVILKWLSEKGFEVIAFVANVGQRDDFDAIKEKALKTGAKKVYVEDLRKEFVTDFIFPALMGNAIYEGRYLLGTSLARPLIAKKQVEIAEKEGAQYVAHGATGKGNDQVRFELNYAALNPHLKIISPWKDPEFLEKFKGRTDLINYAKEMGIPITVSEEKPYSEDENLMHISHEAGKLEDPMYIPEEHIFNWTVSPKDAPDEETLLEILFKNGIPTKVVNLDDGTEKTDPLELFEYLNEVGAKNGVGRVDMIENRFIGIKSRGVYETPGATILWIAHRDLEGIAMDKEVLHLRDMLTPKFSELIYNGFWFSPEIDFLLSAFKKAQEAVDGKVVVSIYKGNVTPVSRYSPTSLYDQALSSMDVEGGFNAIDSKGFINIHALRLKAHNLVLKGKDPFAWRKEIGNVYKTLGKGI; translated from the coding sequence ATGAAAAAAGAAAAAGTTATTCTTGCGTACAGTGGCGGACTGGATACTTCTGTAATCCTGAAATGGCTTTCAGAGAAAGGCTTCGAAGTCATTGCTTTTGTTGCAAACGTGGGGCAAAGGGACGATTTCGACGCAATCAAGGAAAAAGCCCTGAAAACCGGTGCTAAAAAAGTGTATGTTGAAGACTTACGAAAAGAATTTGTCACAGATTTTATCTTTCCAGCTTTGATGGGAAATGCAATTTATGAAGGAAGATACCTCCTTGGAACTTCTCTTGCCAGACCTTTAATAGCCAAGAAACAGGTCGAAATCGCCGAAAAAGAAGGCGCGCAATACGTCGCCCACGGGGCCACCGGCAAGGGGAACGATCAGGTTAGGTTTGAGCTCAATTACGCTGCATTGAATCCACATTTGAAAATAATATCTCCCTGGAAGGATCCGGAGTTTCTTGAAAAATTCAAAGGCAGAACAGACCTGATAAATTACGCAAAAGAAATGGGAATACCTATAACGGTGAGTGAGGAAAAGCCTTACAGTGAAGATGAAAATCTGATGCACATATCACATGAGGCAGGAAAGCTTGAAGATCCAATGTACATACCGGAAGAACATATCTTCAATTGGACAGTCTCTCCAAAGGACGCTCCGGATGAGGAAACGCTTCTTGAGATACTCTTCAAAAATGGAATACCTACAAAGGTAGTCAATCTCGATGATGGAACTGAAAAAACAGATCCATTGGAACTTTTTGAGTATCTGAACGAAGTAGGTGCCAAAAACGGAGTTGGAAGGGTTGACATGATAGAAAACAGGTTCATAGGGATAAAATCCCGAGGCGTGTATGAAACACCGGGTGCAACTATCCTCTGGATCGCTCATAGAGATCTTGAAGGTATAGCCATGGATAAAGAAGTGCTTCATCTCAGAGATATGTTGACTCCAAAATTTTCCGAGTTGATTTACAACGGGTTCTGGTTCTCTCCAGAGATAGACTTCCTGTTGTCCGCATTTAAAAAAGCCCAGGAAGCGGTGGACGGAAAAGTTGTCGTTTCAATATACAAAGGAAACGTGACACCGGTTTCAAGATATTCCCCCACTTCCCTTTACGACCAGGCGCTTTCAAGTATGGATGTTGAAGGCGGGTTCAATGCAATTGATTCTAAAGGCTTTATAAACATACACGCTCTCAGGCTTAAAGCTCATAATCTTGTTTTAAAAGGAAAAGACCCCTTCGCCTGGAGAAAGGAGATTGGAAATGTCTATAAAACTCTGGGAAAAGGGATATGA
- the argH gene encoding argininosuccinate lyase has product MSIKLWEKGYEVDPIIEAFTIGNDYKTDMRLIKYDIKASMAHAEMLCKMGYLSRKELKEIKKALEELLALVNNGKFVIKPEDEDCHTAIENFLTQKIGEAGKKIHTARSRNDQVLTALRLFYKDELENIVQLIKLLQKAIEDFSTKYGHVQFAGFTHTRKAMPTDFKTWSEALYDSLEDDLKLLKTAYEIIDQSPLGTGAGYGIPIEIDREYTANELAFSRIQKNPIYSQNSRGKFDYLILHVLSQISYDLNRVSSDIIFFSLPEVGYMDLPKELCTGSSIMPQKLNPDPLELVRGYHNRIVSRMMESVITSSNLISGYHRDFQLLKESVIECFDVAKTLLKVMKIVFERLSVNKENCEKSITEEVLATQKVYEMVKKGTPFRDAYRKIAQSYGGEKK; this is encoded by the coding sequence ATGTCTATAAAACTCTGGGAAAAGGGATATGAAGTTGATCCCATAATAGAAGCATTTACAATTGGAAACGACTACAAAACGGACATGAGGCTAATAAAATACGATATAAAAGCCTCTATGGCCCATGCAGAAATGCTTTGCAAAATGGGATACCTATCTCGGAAAGAACTTAAAGAGATTAAAAAAGCCCTTGAAGAGCTTCTGGCTCTTGTCAACAACGGAAAGTTCGTAATAAAACCCGAAGATGAAGATTGCCATACGGCCATAGAAAATTTTTTGACACAAAAAATAGGAGAAGCGGGAAAGAAAATACACACTGCAAGATCAAGAAACGATCAGGTTTTAACTGCTCTAAGACTCTTTTACAAAGACGAACTCGAAAACATCGTGCAACTCATAAAACTGCTTCAAAAAGCAATTGAGGATTTTTCAACGAAGTATGGTCATGTTCAATTTGCAGGTTTTACACACACCCGAAAGGCAATGCCAACGGACTTTAAAACGTGGAGCGAGGCATTATACGATTCCCTCGAAGATGACTTGAAACTCCTAAAAACAGCCTATGAAATAATAGACCAATCGCCTCTCGGCACAGGTGCTGGTTATGGTATCCCGATCGAGATAGACAGGGAATACACTGCAAATGAACTTGCTTTCTCCAGAATCCAGAAAAATCCTATTTATTCACAAAACAGCAGGGGAAAGTTTGATTATTTGATCCTTCATGTGCTTTCTCAGATAAGTTACGACCTTAACAGAGTTTCAAGCGATATCATATTCTTCTCACTTCCTGAAGTGGGATATATGGATCTCCCAAAAGAGCTCTGCACTGGAAGTTCAATAATGCCACAGAAATTGAACCCGGATCCTCTCGAGCTCGTTAGAGGGTATCACAACAGGATCGTATCGAGAATGATGGAAAGCGTCATTACATCCTCAAATTTGATATCCGGATATCACAGAGATTTCCAGCTTTTAAAAGAAAGTGTCATAGAGTGCTTCGATGTTGCGAAGACTCTTTTAAAGGTAATGAAAATCGTATTCGAAAGGCTGAGCGTCAACAAGGAAAATTGCGAAAAAAGCATAACGGAAGAGGTCCTTGCGACTCAAAAGGTTTATGAAATGGTTAAAAAAGGTACCCCGTTTAGGGACGCTTACAGAAAAATAGCCCAAAGTTACGGAGGCGAGAAGAAATGA
- the argC gene encoding N-acetyl-gamma-glutamyl-phosphate reductase: MIRVGIIGATGYTGLELVRILTNHPDVKITFLSSRSFAGKKLNDVYPFSLKNETLEEIDPEKISKNCDVVFTALPAGVSYEIARKLKDVRIIDLGADFRFDDPAVYEEWYSKKLPDYDPTERVYGLTELYREKIKNARFVGNPGCYPTSVLLATAPLLKNGSLDEETIIVDSKSGVSGAGKKESIDYSFSELSGSLKAYNVSKHRHVPEMEQEMSKLCGKRLKLVFTPHLVPMVRGILSTIYVKTDLSLDEVYELYREYYGKEKFIHVLQPGVYPSTKWTYGSNHAFISMAKDDRTDTLILISVIDNLVKGASGQAVQNMNVMFSLAEDAGLSFNPIYP, from the coding sequence ATGATAAGGGTTGGAATAATAGGTGCAACTGGCTACACAGGATTGGAACTCGTGAGAATACTCACCAATCACCCTGATGTTAAAATAACCTTTCTTTCTTCCAGGAGTTTTGCGGGGAAAAAATTGAATGACGTTTATCCCTTCTCGCTAAAAAATGAAACCCTCGAAGAGATAGACCCTGAAAAAATCTCGAAAAATTGTGATGTTGTATTCACGGCACTTCCAGCCGGTGTTTCCTATGAAATTGCCAGAAAATTGAAAGATGTTCGAATAATCGACCTTGGAGCTGATTTTAGATTCGATGACCCTGCCGTTTACGAGGAATGGTATTCTAAAAAGCTACCTGATTATGATCCTACTGAAAGGGTTTACGGCTTAACAGAGCTGTACAGGGAAAAGATAAAGAATGCCAGATTCGTTGGAAATCCAGGCTGTTATCCTACGAGTGTTTTGCTTGCAACGGCTCCACTATTGAAGAACGGTTCACTGGATGAAGAAACAATCATTGTGGATTCAAAATCCGGGGTTTCAGGTGCCGGAAAAAAGGAATCGATAGATTACTCATTTTCTGAACTTAGCGGGAGTCTGAAGGCGTATAACGTGTCAAAGCACAGGCATGTCCCGGAAATGGAGCAGGAAATGTCTAAACTTTGCGGTAAAAGACTAAAACTTGTCTTCACTCCACACCTCGTCCCGATGGTTAGAGGAATCCTTTCGACGATATATGTGAAAACGGATCTATCTTTAGATGAGGTTTATGAATTATACCGGGAATACTATGGAAAAGAGAAATTCATCCACGTCCTTCAACCAGGCGTTTATCCTTCAACAAAATGGACTTACGGTTCAAATCACGCTTTCATATCTATGGCAAAAGACGATAGAACCGACACGCTCATCCTGATAAGTGTGATAGACAACCTCGTAAAAGGAGCGTCCGGACAGGCTGTTCAAAACATGAACGTCATGTTTTCCTTAGCCGAAGATGCAGGGCTTTCTTTCAATCCAATTTATCCATAA